A portion of the Rhodopseudomonas sp. BAL398 genome contains these proteins:
- a CDS encoding GAF domain-containing protein, whose translation MAISVQPTPAFGKADLSNCEREEIHLAGSIQPHGTLLVINEPEHRVIQASANAAAFLNLDKVIGMLLAEIDGDLLMRILPHLDPTSEGLPIAVRCRIGNPSAEFDGLLHRPPEGGLIIELERAGPSIDLSSTQVDDALEKIRTANSLRALCDEAAALFQARAGYDRVMVYRFDEEGHGEVFSERRRPELEAFLGNRYPATDIPQMARRLYERTRVRVLVNVAYEPVPLEPRLSPLTGRDLDMSLCFLRSMSPIHLQYLKNMGVCATLVVSLVVGGKLWGLIACHHYQPRFIHFETRAVCELLAEAIATRIAALESFAQSQSDLFVQRLEQRMIEAISREGDWRAAIFDGSQSILQPLNASGCALVYEGQVRTAGEVPGTQEIRELSAWLDRGNRAALVSTASLGIEVPEFSALTRVASGIVATPISNNSGEYLIWFRPERIHTVTWGGDPLKPFMIGDNPSDLSPRRSFAQWHQLVEGTSDPWTPSDLAAARLIGRTVADIVLQFRAVRTLIAQDQLEQFSRHVRIAAQPIIIADIDGKILLINQAFTALLPQGHAVPVRLDDLADAFHEPYDFLRNIGELLNQRRAWRGELLLRGVNNEVRPLMVRADPVLPAQDRVLGFVLIFTDITDRKAAEAARSRFQEGIIKSHRINSVRLDSKTDLVYQNLLSAVVENAQLAALEITYGVETGRIAEMLEGVRNSTLRTAELLEQLIWHSSRTRDDDNSQK comes from the coding sequence CCTGCTCGTCATCAACGAGCCCGAACATCGCGTCATCCAGGCCAGCGCCAACGCCGCCGCGTTCCTGAACCTCGACAAGGTGATCGGCATGCTGCTTGCCGAAATCGACGGCGACCTGCTGATGCGCATCCTGCCGCATCTCGATCCCACCTCGGAAGGTCTGCCGATCGCGGTGCGATGCCGGATCGGCAATCCGAGTGCCGAATTCGACGGCTTGCTGCATCGCCCGCCCGAGGGCGGCTTGATCATCGAGCTCGAACGGGCCGGACCATCGATCGATCTGTCATCGACCCAGGTCGACGACGCGCTGGAAAAAATCCGCACCGCGAACTCGCTGCGCGCGTTGTGCGACGAGGCCGCGGCGCTGTTCCAGGCTCGCGCCGGCTACGATCGTGTGATGGTGTACCGGTTTGACGAAGAGGGGCACGGCGAGGTGTTCTCCGAGCGCCGCAGACCCGAACTCGAGGCCTTTCTGGGCAATCGTTATCCGGCGACCGACATCCCGCAAATGGCGCGGCGGCTTTACGAACGCACCCGGGTCCGGGTTCTGGTCAATGTCGCCTATGAGCCGGTGCCGCTCGAACCGCGGCTGTCGCCGCTGACCGGGCGCGATCTCGATATGTCGCTGTGCTTCCTGCGCAGCATGTCGCCGATTCACCTGCAATATTTGAAGAACATGGGCGTCTGCGCGACGCTGGTGGTGTCGCTCGTGGTCGGCGGGAAATTGTGGGGGCTGATCGCCTGTCACCATTATCAGCCGCGCTTCATCCATTTCGAGACCCGGGCGGTCTGCGAGCTGCTGGCCGAGGCGATCGCCACCCGGATCGCGGCGCTGGAGAGTTTCGCGCAGAGCCAGTCGGATTTGTTCGTGCAGCGACTCGAGCAGCGGATGATCGAGGCGATATCACGCGAAGGCGATTGGCGGGCGGCGATCTTCGACGGTTCGCAGTCGATCCTTCAGCCGCTCAATGCCAGCGGCTGCGCGCTGGTCTATGAGGGGCAGGTCAGGACGGCGGGCGAGGTTCCCGGCACTCAGGAGATCCGCGAACTAAGCGCCTGGCTCGACCGCGGCAACAGGGCGGCGTTGGTCAGCACCGCATCGCTGGGCATCGAGGTCCCGGAATTTTCCGCACTGACCAGGGTCGCCAGCGGAATCGTCGCGACGCCGATTTCGAACAATTCGGGTGAATATCTGATCTGGTTTCGACCCGAGCGAATTCACACCGTCACCTGGGGCGGCGACCCGCTGAAGCCGTTTATGATCGGCGACAATCCGTCCGACCTGTCGCCGCGGCGCTCCTTCGCGCAATGGCATCAGCTGGTCGAGGGCACGTCCGACCCGTGGACGCCTTCGGACCTCGCCGCGGCGCGGCTGATCGGACGCACGGTTGCCGATATCGTTCTGCAGTTTCGCGCGGTGCGCACCCTGATCGCGCAGGACCAGTTGGAGCAGTTCAGCCGGCATGTGCGAATCGCCGCACAGCCGATCATCATCGCCGACATCGACGGCAAGATCCTTCTGATCAACCAGGCCTTCACCGCCTTGCTGCCGCAGGGCCATGCGGTCCCGGTTCGGCTCGACGATCTGGCGGATGCGTTTCACGAGCCATACGACTTTCTGCGCAATATCGGCGAGTTGCTCAACCAGCGCCGCGCCTGGCGCGGCGAGTTGCTGCTGCGCGGCGTCAACAACGAGGTGCGGCCGCTGATGGTGCGGGCCGATCCGGTGTTGCCGGCGCAAGACCGCGTGTTGGGATTTGTGCTGATCTTCACCGACATCACCGACCGCAAGGCGGCCGAGGCCGCGCGCAGCCGGTTTCAAGAAGGCATCATCAAGAGCCACCGCATCAATAGCGTGCGCCTCGATTCGAAGACCGACCTCGTCTATCAAAACCTGCTGTCCGCAGTGGTCGAGAACGCCCAGTTGGCGGCGCTGGAAATCACCTATGGGGTCGAGACCGGCCGGATCGCCGAGATGCTCGAAGGCGTGCGCAACTCGACCTTGCGGACCGCGGAGCTGCTCGAACAGCTGATCTGGCACTCGTCGCGTACCCGCGATGACGACAACAGCCAAAAATAG
- the bchF gene encoding 2-vinyl bacteriochlorophyllide hydratase, with product MSNNLYRQNPASHAADAKAAAVSASAAPQIPAGPQLVRALYTPEERARRDATKWTLVQGILAPVQFLVFLISLGLVVRYLLTGDGFAVATTSIVIKTLVLYTIMVTGAIWEREVFGCYLFAPAFFWEDVFSFLVLTLHTAYLVMLFAGLGDPRQQMLVALAAYASYVINATQFVLKLRAARRDERIAALSAANAAGSRA from the coding sequence GTGTCAAATAATCTTTACAGGCAGAATCCCGCATCTCATGCTGCGGACGCGAAGGCGGCTGCCGTCTCGGCTTCTGCGGCGCCACAAATTCCAGCGGGCCCACAGCTGGTTAGGGCGCTCTACACGCCCGAGGAGCGGGCTCGCCGCGATGCAACAAAATGGACTCTGGTTCAGGGAATTTTGGCGCCTGTCCAGTTTCTGGTGTTTCTGATCAGCCTCGGTTTGGTGGTTAGATACCTTCTGACCGGAGACGGCTTCGCCGTCGCCACTACCTCGATCGTGATCAAGACCCTGGTGCTCTACACAATCATGGTCACGGGTGCGATCTGGGAGCGTGAGGTATTCGGGTGCTACTTGTTTGCGCCCGCCTTCTTCTGGGAAGACGTCTTCAGCTTCTTGGTGCTGACTCTTCACACCGCCTATCTGGTGATGCTGTTCGCCGGTCTTGGCGATCCCCGCCAGCAGATGCTGGTCGCGCTGGCCGCCTATGCCTCCTACGTCATCAATGCCACCCAGTTCGTCCTCAAGCTGCGTGCGGCCCGCCGCGATGAGCGCATCGCCGCGCTGAGCGCCGCAAACGCTGCCGGGAGCCGCGCATGA
- a CDS encoding ferredoxin:protochlorophyllide reductase (ATP-dependent) subunit N: MTVSATGCAVAADQPVPRAIRNESGQREVFCGLTGIVWLHRKIQDAFFLVVGSRTCAHLIQSAAGVMIFAEPRFATAIMEEKDLAGLTDANDELDRIVTQLLTRRPDIKLLFLVGSCPSEVIKLDLSRAALRLSQRFSPGVRILNYSGSGIETTFTQGEDACLASLVPELPAASSDETSLLVVGSMADVVEDQFIRMFDALGVGPVQFFPPRKSTALPSVGPNTRFLLAQPFLPDTARELENRGAKRLAAPFPLGVEGTTGWLRAAATAFGIDPVVFDKLTEPNRARAERALAGYRNELAGRKIFFFPDSQLEIPLARFLSRELSMQLVEVGTPYLHREHLAEELKLLPAEVALTEGQDVDLQLDRCRLARPDIVVCGLGLANPLEAEGITTKWSIELVFTPIQGYEQAADLAELFARPLVRRAKLVA; this comes from the coding sequence ATGACCGTGTCCGCCACAGGCTGCGCGGTGGCTGCGGACCAGCCCGTGCCCCGTGCCATCCGCAACGAAAGTGGACAGCGCGAGGTGTTTTGCGGGCTGACCGGGATCGTCTGGCTGCATCGCAAGATTCAGGACGCGTTCTTCCTGGTGGTCGGATCGCGGACTTGTGCGCATCTGATCCAGTCGGCCGCCGGGGTGATGATTTTCGCCGAGCCACGCTTCGCCACCGCGATCATGGAAGAGAAGGACCTAGCGGGTCTGACCGATGCCAATGACGAGCTCGACCGCATCGTCACCCAATTGCTGACCCGGCGTCCCGACATCAAGCTGCTGTTTCTGGTTGGCTCCTGCCCGTCCGAAGTGATCAAGCTGGATCTGTCGCGGGCCGCGCTGCGGCTGTCGCAGCGATTCTCCCCCGGCGTTCGGATTCTGAACTATTCCGGCAGCGGCATCGAGACCACCTTCACCCAGGGCGAGGATGCCTGTCTGGCGTCGTTGGTGCCGGAGCTTCCGGCGGCTTCGAGCGATGAGACGAGCCTGTTGGTGGTCGGATCGATGGCCGACGTCGTCGAGGATCAGTTCATCCGGATGTTCGATGCGCTCGGCGTCGGCCCGGTGCAGTTCTTCCCGCCGCGCAAATCGACCGCGCTGCCGAGTGTCGGGCCGAACACCAGATTCCTGCTGGCGCAGCCGTTCCTTCCCGACACCGCGCGCGAGCTGGAAAATCGCGGCGCCAAACGTCTGGCGGCGCCTTTCCCGCTTGGCGTCGAGGGCACCACCGGCTGGCTGCGCGCCGCGGCCACCGCCTTCGGGATCGATCCGGTTGTGTTCGATAAGTTGACCGAGCCCAATCGCGCCCGCGCCGAACGCGCGCTGGCCGGCTATCGCAACGAGCTCGCCGGCCGCAAGATCTTCTTCTTCCCCGATTCCCAGCTCGAAATTCCGCTGGCGCGGTTTCTTTCGCGCGAATTGTCGATGCAGCTGGTCGAGGTCGGCACGCCCTATCTCCATCGCGAGCATCTCGCCGAGGAGTTGAAATTGCTGCCTGCCGAGGTCGCGCTGACCGAAGGCCAGGACGTCGATCTGCAGCTCGATCGCTGCCGCCTCGCGCGTCCCGACATCGTGGTGTGCGGGCTCGGTCTGGCCAATCCGCTGGAGGCCGAAGGCATCACTACGAAATGGTCGATCGAACTCGTCTTCACCCCGATCCAGGGCTACGAGCAGGCGGCTGATCTGGCCGAATTGTTCGCGCGGCCGCTGGTTCGCCGCGCCAAATTGGTGGCCTGA
- a CDS encoding B12-binding domain-containing protein codes for MGDLHDHAQLADITQDGGIPSSRPGRAFPEPIWRLHPPLSATGMVRALKTQIIPKIALALRTRPSRQDEMPPDQHLASNDQPLTTELEEFVSLVLGNDEDAARAYVESLRARGESTDSILLNLLAPVARQLGEMWETDHTDFANVTLGVSRMQRIMRQLSESFSQPDHAIGGGSLLLTTIPGEQHSFGMSMVAEFFRREGWNIAIGPFASHLELTSLVQERWFDVVGFSITSDRRLDELKRDIQTIRRDSRNRHVAIMIGGPMVARLPELGTAMGADMTSVDASTAPRQARELVMVMKKDHS; via the coding sequence ATGGGCGATTTGCATGATCACGCGCAGTTGGCGGACATCACTCAGGACGGCGGCATCCCCAGCAGTCGACCCGGACGTGCATTCCCCGAACCGATCTGGCGACTTCACCCGCCTCTGAGTGCCACCGGCATGGTCCGGGCCCTCAAGACCCAGATCATTCCGAAGATTGCGCTCGCGCTTCGCACCCGGCCATCGCGACAGGACGAAATGCCCCCGGATCAACACTTGGCGTCAAACGATCAACCGTTGACTACAGAATTGGAAGAGTTCGTCAGCTTGGTCTTGGGTAACGACGAGGACGCTGCCCGCGCCTATGTCGAGAGTCTCAGAGCGCGGGGCGAGTCGACCGATTCGATCCTGCTCAACCTGTTGGCTCCGGTGGCGCGCCAGCTCGGCGAGATGTGGGAGACCGACCACACCGACTTCGCCAATGTCACGCTCGGTGTCAGCCGTATGCAGCGAATCATGCGCCAACTGAGCGAGTCCTTTTCGCAGCCCGATCATGCGATCGGCGGTGGCTCCCTGCTACTGACAACCATTCCGGGCGAGCAGCACAGTTTCGGAATGTCGATGGTCGCCGAATTCTTCCGCCGCGAAGGCTGGAACATCGCGATCGGCCCATTCGCATCGCACCTCGAACTCACCTCTTTGGTCCAGGAGCGGTGGTTCGACGTGGTCGGCTTTTCAATCACCAGCGACCGACGACTCGACGAGCTGAAGCGGGATATCCAGACAATCCGCCGCGATTCCCGCAACCGCCATGTCGCGATCATGATCGGCGGTCCGATGGTGGCCCGCCTGCCCGAACTCGGGACCGCGATGGGAGCCGACATGACGTCGGTGGATGCGTCGACCGCGCCGCGACAAGCCCGCGAGCTCGTGATGGTGATGAAGAAGGACCACAGCTGA
- a CDS encoding heme oxygenase (biliverdin-producing) has product MAVGSVNGVAPASVVSALYLRTKALHLEAEKSGIISDILHGAASRESYALLLRNLHAAYREIEAGIARHRDSRGLAPLAAYKLDRTSAIESDLTALCGADWARTIPLLPTGEAYARRVAEVAQGDGARLIAHAYTRYLGDLNGGSLLARLLAKTLGMQPDELSLYDFSGVSDPATLKNDYRQALEQAGAAAADPGAIIEEGALAFSLNIALSVAVQLQAQTGATALHAQ; this is encoded by the coding sequence ATGGCGGTTGGATCGGTAAACGGCGTGGCGCCAGCCAGCGTCGTCAGTGCACTTTACCTGCGGACAAAGGCCCTCCACCTCGAAGCCGAAAAATCCGGAATCATTTCGGACATCCTGCATGGCGCGGCGAGCCGCGAAAGCTACGCGCTGCTGCTGCGCAATCTGCACGCCGCCTATCGCGAGATCGAAGCCGGAATCGCGCGACATCGCGACTCCCGCGGACTTGCCCCGCTGGCGGCCTATAAGCTCGACCGGACCTCGGCGATTGAATCCGATCTGACGGCGCTGTGCGGCGCCGACTGGGCCCGCACGATCCCGCTGCTGCCGACGGGCGAGGCTTACGCCCGCCGCGTCGCCGAGGTGGCCCAGGGCGACGGCGCCAGACTGATCGCCCACGCCTATACGCGCTATCTCGGCGACCTCAACGGCGGTTCGCTGCTGGCGCGGCTGCTCGCCAAGACGCTCGGCATGCAGCCCGACGAATTGTCGCTGTACGACTTCTCTGGCGTTTCCGATCCGGCCACCTTGAAGAACGACTATCGTCAGGCGCTCGAGCAGGCCGGCGCGGCGGCCGCCGATCCCGGCGCGATCATCGAGGAAGGCGCGCTGGCATTTTCACTCAACATCGCGCTGTCGGTTGCCGTGCAACTCCAAGCTCAGACCGGCGCCACGGCCCTGCACGCGCAATAG